Sequence from the Thermocoleostomius sinensis A174 genome:
CTCCATGCAGCAACCATGTCACAACTTGACTCAACCGTCATTCAATCCATCATACGTGGCAGGGCATAGCAGAGCTAGCCTAGAAAGCTGCATTGAGATTAGGAAACATCCTGAAAGGTTTTGGGTCTAACCTCTTGTCTGAACACCCTGACCTGTTCAATCAGGGAGTGTAGAAGATGACAAGGACGGTATAATCGCAGCCGATCGCCCCATTCCTAAAAAATTACAAAATATTTTCGGTCTCGTAGGATTTTCGGCATACCGTCAGGATGGAACCGCAACCGACGAATACATGACTTTGTTACTGAGTTCTCTTCCGCATATTTCCCGCCGCGCAGCCCTGAAGTTAATGGGAATTGGCGCAGGCGTTGGATTTTTAAGCTACTCTCGGCTGGCCAAGCCCCAGCCCGCCGTTTTTAATCAAGATGTCTTATCCTTACCCAGAGCGTTGAGCCAATCGCGCCAAGTAGCCGTTGTGGGAGGGGGGTTGGCTGGGTTGGCCACCGCCTACGAGCTAAGCCAGCGTGGGTTTCAAGTGACGCTGCTAGAACGATCGCCGCAGCTAGGCGGCAAAATTGCCAGTTGGCCAATTCAGGTTGGAGATGAGTCGTTTCGCATGGAGCACGGCTTTCACGGCTTCTTCCCGCAGTACTACAACCTATGGGGATTGGTGGATGAACTAGATATTCAGGCTAATTTTTTATCGCTAGATTTTTACTCAGTCGTGTATCGCGGCGATCGCTATCGTCCAGAAGTATTTCGACCTAGTCATTCTGCTTTCCCCTGGAATATCGTTGATTTAGCCGTTTCGTCGGGCAACCGGTTGAAATGGGGATTGAACCTCATCAATCAAGGACACTGGCAAGTCTTTCGCGAAATTACAGGCTTCCATCCCCGTAGAAGCTATGATCGGCTCGATCAAATCTCGGTCGCAGACTGGGTGCAGCACGATTTTCCCAAAGGGCTATACGATTTGTACTTCTTGCCCTTTGCCAAATCCAGCCTGAATGCACCCGACGTACTGAGTGCGGCCGAACTGATGCAGTTTTTCCACTTCTACTTTTTTGGCAACCCAGAAGGACTAGCATTCCGCGGTACGCGCCAAGATATGGGTACCAGCTTAGTTGCGCCGATCGCCCAATCCATCCTCAACAACGGCGGGCGAATTCTCACAGATACGACCATTCGCGATCTGCGCTGGCAGGACGGACAAATTGCATCCCTAACCTACGATCGAGGCACTCAACCAGCCGTTCCCTTTTGGACAACCGTCAGTCCCGTCCTTAATCAAGAGAACCACCCAGTGCGCTATTACGGAGCCGGAGACGAAGTCTATGCCGTGCGCGAAGATCGCCAAGAAGCCCTGTCGCTGACCTGTACGCATCAAGGCTGTACAGTGCAACCTCAAGCAGACGGCTCGTTTCATTGTCCGTGTCATGGAGCCGTGTTTGATGCCGATGGACGAGTGCAGCGCGGTCCAGCCAAACGAGATTTAGCACGGTTCCGTATAGCTCAACACCAAGCCGATCGCCTGCAACTAGTCGCGGCGGTACCTGAGACTACAGTTCGCGAAACTCTCCAAGCCGATTACTATGTCTTTGCCACTGATGTTCCCGGCTTACAGCAAATCTTTAGCCGCGCCACCGGAGACGTACAGCCCGACGTGCAGCAGCAGGTCGCCAATCTTACCGTTGCCGATCCGTTTGCTGTTGCTCGCTTCTGGTTCGATCGCGACTTTCCTTGGCAAAACAGCAATTTTACCTCCTTGTCTGGCTACCGTCTCACCGACAGCATCACCCTCTATCACCGCATTCAGGATGATTACATCGCTTGGGCCGAACGAACCGGCGGCAGCGTGGTAGAACTCCATGCCTATTGCTACAAGGAAAAAGAGTTCCCCACCCAAGCATCCTTGCTACAAACCTTTGAACAGGAATTATACGAAGTTGTCCCCGAACTGCGAGGAGCCACTGTCCTACATCGAGAACTGGTAAATCAGAAAAACTTTTCGGGTTATCCACCAGGTAGCTATGCCGATCGCCCAGAGACAAATACTCCAGTTGCCAACCTGTTGTTCGCCGGAGACTGGGTGAAAATGCCCTTTCCCTGTGGGTTGATGGAACGCGCCATCAGCAGCGGATTGTTGGCTGCAAATGTCATTTTAGAGCGAGAAGGATTGCAGCGCCGTACGCTTTATACAGTGAAGCCGCAAGGAGTACTGTCGATTTTTACTTAAGGGAGGAATGGGTAAAAGGTGATGGGTATTGGCTAATCGGCAGAAAGAGAACCAATGACCGATGACCCATTACCTCCTATGGATAAAATCCCAACTGTGGTAATCCCAACGTTTCGTCCCAGCCCATCATAATATTGAGGCACTGAATCGCTTGGCTGGCTTGCCCTTTCATCAAATTGTCGATCGCCGACATAACAATCACCCGATCGGTGCGCGGATCAACTTCAATACCGATATAACAAAGGTTGGTTCCGGTAGCCCATTTGGTTTGAGGATAAATGCCGCTCGGTAGAATCTTCACCCAAGGAGACGATCGATAAAAGGCTTGATAGATAGTGAGTAAATCATCCCGCACCAAGCCCGGATCGCGCAGTGTGGCATAAACCGTAGACAAAATGCCGCGCACCATTGGGATCAGGTGGGGCGTGAACTGCACCAAGACTTCGTGACCAGCTAAATCGCTGCAAATTTGTTCAATTTCAGGTGTGTGGCGATGGCGAGCCACGTTGTAGGCCCCAACCGATTGATCCGCTTCGGCCAGTAGCATATTAACCGCCGCCTTGCGTCCGCCGCCAGAAGTTCCAGTTTTGGAGTCAATCACCGCTGATTCCGGAATAATTAAGCCTTGTTTCAGCAGGGGCGACAGGGCTAATAAGCTAGCGGTGCAATGACACCCCGGACAGCCGACTAACTGAGCCGTCGCAATCCGATCGCGGTACAGTTCCGGCAACCCATACACGGCCGTTTCCGCGATCGCCTGATCAGTGCGCCGCTTGCCATACCAAGCTTCGTAGGTTTCTAGGTTGCTGAATCGGTAGTCAGCTGAGAGATCGAGTACTTTGCAGCCTTTCTCTAGCAGACTCGGAGCCATATCGCAAGCCAGCCCATTCGGAAGCGACAAAAACACTGCCTGACAGCGATCGCCAATGACATTGAGATCGATCGCTTCAATCATTAAATCCGTGCGATTGGCCAAATGCGGATAAAGATCGGAAAATGGCTTTCCGGCACTGCTATCACCGCCCATATAGGCAAGATCAAGCTTGGGGTGGTCTTGCAAGAGGCGAACAAGCTGCACGCCTCCATAGCCTGACGCCCCTACAATTCCAACTGGCACGCGGTCTGAATCACCCATGATGCCTTATCACTCCAAGCTCGTAGAAATACAATAAGGGAACTTAGTTTGTTGCGTCCATAAAGTTGCATTGACTAAAGTGGTCTTTATCAAAGCTGCATTGTAATACTAAGATTTTGGTGGCAAAGGTAGCCTGTGTTGCCACTCCAAAACGAGTTGACCAGTTACCAATGTAACCAACCTAAACGAGATAGAATCAAGGCAAGGAGCTTTAAAAAAGTTCACATTTCGTTAGGGAAAATGTCCGTGGAACCGCTTCAACACGAGGATGGGCCCTCAGCCCAAAACTTGACCTTTAAGTTCGATTCGATCGCAGCGGCTTTAGATGATTTAAAAGCTGGCAAGGCGATTGTCGTCGTCGATGATGAAAATCGCGAAAATGAAGGCGATGTCATCTGCGCAGCCCAATTCGCCACCCCCGATATGATCAATTTCATGGCAGTAGAAGCGCGGGGATTAATTTGCTTGGCGATGACGGGCGATCGCTTAGATCAACTAGATTTGCCGCTGATGGTCAGTACGCGCAGCTATGAAGACAGCAATGAACAAACGGCCTTCACCGTCAGTATTGATGGAGCCTATCATCTCGGTGTAACGACAGGAATCTCGGCCGAAGATCGAGCTAGGACCATTCAGTTAACCCTTAATCCCAACACCAAACCCAGCGATCTGCGGCGTCCTGGCCACATCTTTCCGCTGCGGGCCAAAGACGGCGGCGTTTTGAAACGGGCCGGACACACCGAAGCTGGCGTTGACTTGGCGCGGTTAGCCGGATTATACCCAGCAGCGGTCATCTGCGAGATTCAAAATCCGGATGGCTCGATGGCGAGATTGCCAGAATTGATTACCTATGCCAAACATCATCAGCTTAAAATCATTAGCATTGCTGACTTAATTAGCTATCGGCTTCAGCATGAGCGGTTTATTCGCCGCGAGGCAGTGGCAGCCTTACCAACCCAGTTTGGTCACTTTCAGGTTTATGCCTACCGCAACCTATTGGATAATTCTGAACATTTGGCGATCGTCAAGGGCGATCCGGCTACTTTTAAGCACAAAACTGTGATGGTGCGGGTGCACTCCGAATGCTTGACTGGGGATGCTCTAGGCTCACTGCGATGTGATTGTCGAATGCAGCTTCAAGCCGCCTTGAAAATGATTGAAAATGCGGGAGAAGGGGTGGTGGTGTATCTGCGACAAGAAGGGCGGGGTATCGGGCTAGTGAACAAGCTTAAGGCCTATTCGCTGCAAGATATGGGGCTAGATACGGTAGAAGCAAACGAACGCTTGGGCTTTCCGGCCGATCAACGCAACTATGGCATGGGGGCCCAGATTCTGAAAGATGTAGGCGTAGAAAAATTCTGCCTCATTACCAATAATCCGCGTAAGATTGCCGGACTAAAGGGGTATGGGCTAGAAATGGTCGATCGCGTACCGTTGCTGATTGAGGCCACCTCTTATAACGTCAATTATCTGGCTGCCAAAGCCGAAAAACTGGGACACTTGCTGCTGCGTACCTATCTTGTCACCGTCGCCATTCAATGGAACGATCACCCGCCTTTGTCTGAACGGTATGAGCGGCTAGAAAAAATCCGACATCTGGCCAAACGCCATGACTTACTGCTGCAAGAAGAAGCTCGATTACTAGCGTTGGCACTATTTGGAGAATCATCACTGGTGTTTCACTTAGGATTCGACCAACCGGATGTGGCTCCGCTCAATTGGTACAATCAATGCAATCATCCCTATCTACAGGCGATCGGTGAGATCTTGGATACCCTGTCTGATTGGTCGGCGGTGCAGCAACTAGAGTTTCTGGTTTCAAGTGGCAGCGATCCCTTCACGAATTTGCAAGTGCAACTCGATCGCCAAATTTTTCACCTCGATCAACCCGCCCAAGCCGATACGGTCAAACCGTCCCAACTGTGTGAATCTCTAGAAACACAGCGAATCTACGTGTTTTCTAGCCACACCATGAATGATTAGGATAATGATTAGGATGGCGATGCGGTTAAGATGCGGCTAAATAACAAACTTACCGTCTGAAAGACAACCATCACCCCATCTCTAGGAATGAGAGCTTCACAAAAAACCATATTCGGTGAGGGGTCACAGACCCGTGCCGAACCAGAAAGCGCTGACGTATCCTCGGATAGCCAATATGTGAAAGTTGTAAAACGAAGGGTATGAGCAAGAAACTTCAACCTGTGCAAATTGATGAAGATACCATCATTTACATTGAAGCAAATGACGACGTCGAAGTTTCATCGGTCATGGTGGAAGGCGAAGAACAAACTCGCGGTGGACAAAAAGGCTGGATGGATAAACCAGCGGCACAGGTCGCTCAAAACTTTCAAGCGATCGAAAGCACAATTAGAGCGTACACAAAATATACGCTGAACGCTTTCCGCGATGCAGCCTTGGCCAATGTTGAAAAAGTAACGCTGGAATTTGGCGTCAACCTCAGTGGGGAAGGCGGCGTTCCTTATATTGCCACGGGAACAGTAGACTGCAACCTATCGATCACAGTGGAATGTGCCTTCCCGGAACGAGCCAAGCCAGCCCAGCCCACAGCGCATGCTGCCGTCCAATCTGCCGTCGCGCAACGCCCACCCACACCGCAGGGGCAACCGATGCCGCGCCAGCCCCATCCTCAAGAGCTACCCAATGGATTCCGATCGCCACAATAGCTAACTAGTTCATACCCATGCTCTATCCAGTTGCACCGCATGCCAACCCCTCCCAACCTCCTCTTGCCAAGGGGGAGGAGCCGCTGGCAGTGGAGTGAATCCGATGCCGCATGACAAGGAATGGGGATCACAATCAACCTGTTCCGATCAGAAACCGCCGTTAAGATCCGATCGCCATTTGTCGTTAGGATAAAGGGCATTGATTGCAGCGATCGTCCGGGAGAGTAGCATGAACCCAACAGATTTGGCCTTTACATCTGCCCTAGAACAGGCTGAATTAATTCGGCGCAAAGAAATCTCTCCGCTAGAACTAACGCAGCTTTACTTATCGCGCATTGAACAACTCAATCCCCAATTGGGTTGTTATTTCACAGTCGCGGTTGACCCAGCCCTAGCAGACGCCCGTGCCAAAACCGAGCAGTTAGCGGGCACAGCGGCAGAATTACCGCCATTTTGGGGCGTGCCACTCTCCATCAAAGATCTCAACTCCGTTGCCGGACTGCCTTCTACCTTAGGTAGCCCAGTTTTGCGTAACAATATTGCCGCTTACGATGATGCCGTGGTCACGCGAATCAAGCAGGCTGGATTTGTAATTTTGGGTAAAACGGCGGTTCCCGAACTGGCCACTCTGCCCTACACCGAACCTCAAGGATTTCCTCCGGCTCGTAATCCCTGGCATCTAGATTATACGCCCGGTGGGTCTAGTGGTGGGGCGGCGGCAGCCGTGGCGGCGGGGCTATCTTCGGTGGCCCATGCCTCAGACGGGGGTGGCTCCATTCGAGGGCCCGCTTTCTGCTGTGGTGTGGTGGGACTGAAACCAGCGCGGGGGCGGGTTTCCTATGCGCCGATCGGAGATGCGTTGGGGGGAGCCAGTGTCAATGGTAGCCTGGGCCGAACGGTGGCAGATGCAGCCGCCTTACTGGATGTGATGTCAGGCTATGTCACCGGTGATCCCTACTGGTTGCCCGATCCAGAGATTCCATTTGCCACAGTGGCCCTACACGCCCAACAACAGAGCCTTCGATCGCACCGCATTGCCTTTGCCACCGGAATGCCGCCCGTGGGCGAAGCTAATTCCATCTGCCAGCAAGCCGTACTTGCCACTGCCCAGCAACTAGAGAATTTGGGCCATCACCTAGAGCCAGAGGGTCCAGACTGTACCGGATTGGTGGAACCGTTCACGCTGATCTGGCGTACCAGTGTAAAAGCTCTAGGGTTACCACCAGAAGCCCTACAACCGTTCAATCGCTGGCTCTATGACCAAGCAGACAGCAGTGGAGATTATCAAAAAGCTCTGTGGGCAATGCAAGTGCTATCGCGGCGACTGGTAGCCTTCCTCGATCGCTATGATGCAGTGTTGTTGCCGGTCTATTTGCATCCTGCCATTCGTGTCGGTGAGTGGGCTGATCTGAGTCCAGCAGCAACGTTAGAGAAAGTCATTCAGTGGATTGCGCCGTGTCCCCTAGCCAACGCAACCGGGTTACCTGCTGTTGCTATTCCTACTGGGTTTACTCCTGACGGATTGCCGATGGGGGTTCAGCTAGTGGGACGGCCAGCCGATGAAGCGACGATCATTGCTCTAGCGGCTCAACTAGAAGCGGTGCAACCCTGGAGCCAGCATCGACCTTCAATGGCGATCGGGGGTTAGGGATTGGGGGTTGGGGAATCAGTCGCTAGGATTGGGAAAGAGTCTCCAATCGCACGTACCTCATGAGTTATTGCCTCAATCCAACCTGTTCTCAGCCTGAAAATCCTGACAACGCCAATTTCTGTCAAGCTTGTGGAGCAATGTTGCGGTTGGGCAATCGCTATCGTGCGGTTAAGCTTCTGGGACAAGGAGGGTTTGGGCGCACATTTTTGGCGATCGACGAAGTGCAGGACTCTACTCAAGATTTAAGTCCATCACCTTCGCGGTGTGTAATTAAACAACTGTTACCGCGTGGGTCGGTTGCCAAGGCTGAGAGGATCGATCGGTTTCGCCAAGAGGCTGAACGGCTAGCAGCTTTAGGAGAGCATGCCCAAATTCCGAAATTACTGGCACATTTTGAAGAAACAGAAGCGCAATACTTAGTACAGGAATACATCGATGGCGACAACTTGGATGCGGTTTTACAGCAGGAAGGGCCGTTTAATGAAATGGCCATTCGTGACTTGCTAGCCGATCTGCTGCCTGTAATCCGCTTTGTGCATAGCTATCAGGTGATTCATCGCGACATTAAACCAGAAAATATCATTCGTCCGCGTCAGGGTCATCATTTTGTCTTGGTTGACTTTGGAGCTTCAAAATATGCTACCGAAGCCGTGTTGGCCCGCACTGGAACGGTCATCGGCAGCGCTGGATATGCGGCTCCAGAACAGGCAATGGGGCGAGCCGATTTTGCCAGCGATCTCTACAGCTTGGGTATCACCTGCATTCACTTACTGACAGGGCTGCACCCCTTCGATTTGTACTCAGTTAGTGAAGATCGGTGGGTGTGGCAACAATATTTACCAAAACCCATTAGTGGACGCTTGCGGCGGGTTTTGGACAAACTGCTGGAAAAAGCAACCAGCCAACGCTATCGCAATGCTACCGAAGTACTGCAAGATTTAGGACTGGAATCCAACCTGCCTGCTGCTATTGAATCGATCGATCGATCGTCGCCCTCTGCCCGTATCCGTTCCCGTTCCCGTTCGGCGATGACAGAAACCTGGCAATGTGTACAAACGCTGGCAGACCATGAAGGGGAAGTGACAGCCCTTGCCATCAGTCCGGGTGGGCGAATTTTGGCAAGTGGCAGCAGCGATAACGCAATTCGGTTTTGGAGCTTGGAAACAGGCGAACGGCTGCATCTGTTTGCTGGACGATCGCTGTGGTCGGGGGATGGTCATGGCGAAGGCATTAGCACCCTTGCCTTTAGTCCCGATGGCGAAACCCTGGCCAGCGGCAGTGATGACGGCACGATCAAATGGTGGGATTTAACCACACGCAAGCTAATTTACACCCTTCCTAGCCACGGTTGGGGCATTTCTGCCATTTCATTTCATCCAAAAGGTTATGTATTAGCCTGTGGCAGCCGCGACGGGTTGATTCAAATTTGGGATTTATACCACGAACGTCTGATTACTAATTTGACCGTTCATTCTGATCAGATCAGTGCTCTGATTTTTGTGCCAAAACGACGAATCCTAATCAGCAGTAGCTATGATAAAAAAATTTGCCTGTGGGATGTACAAACACAGGAACTTATTAAAACATTAACTGGACATGTCGATCGCATCAGTTCGATCGCACTTAGCCAAAACAACCGTACCTTAGTGAGCAGCAGTTGGGACAAAACCGTAAAACTTTGGGATCTGGAATTTGGTGAACAGCGCAAAGTGATTGCCGCGCACAAACGCCCTGTTACTTGTTTGGCCCTTCATCCCACGCAACCCTTGTTTGCCAGCGGTAGTGAGGACAGCACAATCAAGCTGTGGAATTTGGAATCAGGCGATCGGCTTAGCACACTAAAAAGTTTTTGGGGAATTAATGCCCTTGCCTTCAGCCCCAATGGTCAGGTTTTGGTCAGTGGCG
This genomic interval carries:
- a CDS encoding FAD-dependent oxidoreductase; this encodes MTLLLSSLPHISRRAALKLMGIGAGVGFLSYSRLAKPQPAVFNQDVLSLPRALSQSRQVAVVGGGLAGLATAYELSQRGFQVTLLERSPQLGGKIASWPIQVGDESFRMEHGFHGFFPQYYNLWGLVDELDIQANFLSLDFYSVVYRGDRYRPEVFRPSHSAFPWNIVDLAVSSGNRLKWGLNLINQGHWQVFREITGFHPRRSYDRLDQISVADWVQHDFPKGLYDLYFLPFAKSSLNAPDVLSAAELMQFFHFYFFGNPEGLAFRGTRQDMGTSLVAPIAQSILNNGGRILTDTTIRDLRWQDGQIASLTYDRGTQPAVPFWTTVSPVLNQENHPVRYYGAGDEVYAVREDRQEALSLTCTHQGCTVQPQADGSFHCPCHGAVFDADGRVQRGPAKRDLARFRIAQHQADRLQLVAAVPETTVRETLQADYYVFATDVPGLQQIFSRATGDVQPDVQQQVANLTVADPFAVARFWFDRDFPWQNSNFTSLSGYRLTDSITLYHRIQDDYIAWAERTGGSVVELHAYCYKEKEFPTQASLLQTFEQELYEVVPELRGATVLHRELVNQKNFSGYPPGSYADRPETNTPVANLLFAGDWVKMPFPCGLMERAISSGLLAANVILEREGLQRRTLYTVKPQGVLSIFT
- the argC gene encoding N-acetyl-gamma-glutamyl-phosphate reductase, whose product is MGDSDRVPVGIVGASGYGGVQLVRLLQDHPKLDLAYMGGDSSAGKPFSDLYPHLANRTDLMIEAIDLNVIGDRCQAVFLSLPNGLACDMAPSLLEKGCKVLDLSADYRFSNLETYEAWYGKRRTDQAIAETAVYGLPELYRDRIATAQLVGCPGCHCTASLLALSPLLKQGLIIPESAVIDSKTGTSGGGRKAAVNMLLAEADQSVGAYNVARHRHTPEIEQICSDLAGHEVLVQFTPHLIPMVRGILSTVYATLRDPGLVRDDLLTIYQAFYRSSPWVKILPSGIYPQTKWATGTNLCYIGIEVDPRTDRVIVMSAIDNLMKGQASQAIQCLNIMMGWDETLGLPQLGFYP
- the ribBA gene encoding bifunctional 3,4-dihydroxy-2-butanone-4-phosphate synthase/GTP cyclohydrolase II, translated to MEPLQHEDGPSAQNLTFKFDSIAAALDDLKAGKAIVVVDDENRENEGDVICAAQFATPDMINFMAVEARGLICLAMTGDRLDQLDLPLMVSTRSYEDSNEQTAFTVSIDGAYHLGVTTGISAEDRARTIQLTLNPNTKPSDLRRPGHIFPLRAKDGGVLKRAGHTEAGVDLARLAGLYPAAVICEIQNPDGSMARLPELITYAKHHQLKIISIADLISYRLQHERFIRREAVAALPTQFGHFQVYAYRNLLDNSEHLAIVKGDPATFKHKTVMVRVHSECLTGDALGSLRCDCRMQLQAALKMIENAGEGVVVYLRQEGRGIGLVNKLKAYSLQDMGLDTVEANERLGFPADQRNYGMGAQILKDVGVEKFCLITNNPRKIAGLKGYGLEMVDRVPLLIEATSYNVNYLAAKAEKLGHLLLRTYLVTVAIQWNDHPPLSERYERLEKIRHLAKRHDLLLQEEARLLALALFGESSLVFHLGFDQPDVAPLNWYNQCNHPYLQAIGEILDTLSDWSAVQQLEFLVSSGSDPFTNLQVQLDRQIFHLDQPAQADTVKPSQLCESLETQRIYVFSSHTMND
- a CDS encoding CU044_2847 family protein; the protein is MSKKLQPVQIDEDTIIYIEANDDVEVSSVMVEGEEQTRGGQKGWMDKPAAQVAQNFQAIESTIRAYTKYTLNAFRDAALANVEKVTLEFGVNLSGEGGVPYIATGTVDCNLSITVECAFPERAKPAQPTAHAAVQSAVAQRPPTPQGQPMPRQPHPQELPNGFRSPQ
- a CDS encoding amidase, with translation MNPTDLAFTSALEQAELIRRKEISPLELTQLYLSRIEQLNPQLGCYFTVAVDPALADARAKTEQLAGTAAELPPFWGVPLSIKDLNSVAGLPSTLGSPVLRNNIAAYDDAVVTRIKQAGFVILGKTAVPELATLPYTEPQGFPPARNPWHLDYTPGGSSGGAAAAVAAGLSSVAHASDGGGSIRGPAFCCGVVGLKPARGRVSYAPIGDALGGASVNGSLGRTVADAAALLDVMSGYVTGDPYWLPDPEIPFATVALHAQQQSLRSHRIAFATGMPPVGEANSICQQAVLATAQQLENLGHHLEPEGPDCTGLVEPFTLIWRTSVKALGLPPEALQPFNRWLYDQADSSGDYQKALWAMQVLSRRLVAFLDRYDAVLLPVYLHPAIRVGEWADLSPAATLEKVIQWIAPCPLANATGLPAVAIPTGFTPDGLPMGVQLVGRPADEATIIALAAQLEAVQPWSQHRPSMAIGG
- a CDS encoding WD40 repeat domain-containing serine/threonine-protein kinase, producing MSYCLNPTCSQPENPDNANFCQACGAMLRLGNRYRAVKLLGQGGFGRTFLAIDEVQDSTQDLSPSPSRCVIKQLLPRGSVAKAERIDRFRQEAERLAALGEHAQIPKLLAHFEETEAQYLVQEYIDGDNLDAVLQQEGPFNEMAIRDLLADLLPVIRFVHSYQVIHRDIKPENIIRPRQGHHFVLVDFGASKYATEAVLARTGTVIGSAGYAAPEQAMGRADFASDLYSLGITCIHLLTGLHPFDLYSVSEDRWVWQQYLPKPISGRLRRVLDKLLEKATSQRYRNATEVLQDLGLESNLPAAIESIDRSSPSARIRSRSRSAMTETWQCVQTLADHEGEVTALAISPGGRILASGSSDNAIRFWSLETGERLHLFAGRSLWSGDGHGEGISTLAFSPDGETLASGSDDGTIKWWDLTTRKLIYTLPSHGWGISAISFHPKGYVLACGSRDGLIQIWDLYHERLITNLTVHSDQISALIFVPKRRILISSSYDKKICLWDVQTQELIKTLTGHVDRISSIALSQNNRTLVSSSWDKTVKLWDLEFGEQRKVIAAHKRPVTCLALHPTQPLFASGSEDSTIKLWNLESGDRLSTLKSFWGINALAFSPNGQVLVSGGADELIKLWRKRASGNVVN